Proteins from one Pseudomonas sp. KBS0710 genomic window:
- a CDS encoding antibiotic biosynthesis monooxygenase, which translates to MDSTPETSPDEVVTLVVKHLIKAGREADYEAWLRRIVRIAGERPGHLGVDVVRGKQGGQALFTCVLRYRSTDALQRWLDSPERQSLIAEAAPMLADGDKTEIGAANEFWFAPLADSAAKPPRWKQAVVSLCVILPQTLLLPFIWGPILRLHPFLSNYVVSTFLVTLTIVLLVVYLLMPAATRLFAPWLEASVKETL; encoded by the coding sequence ATGGACTCGACACCTGAAACCAGCCCCGACGAAGTCGTCACCCTCGTGGTCAAGCACCTGATCAAGGCCGGCCGTGAAGCCGATTACGAGGCCTGGCTGCGGCGTATCGTGCGCATCGCCGGTGAGCGCCCCGGCCACCTCGGTGTGGATGTGGTGCGCGGCAAGCAGGGCGGGCAGGCGCTGTTTACCTGCGTCTTGCGCTATCGCTCCACCGACGCGCTGCAACGCTGGCTTGACTCCCCCGAACGCCAGTCGTTGATCGCTGAAGCGGCACCGATGCTGGCCGATGGCGACAAAACCGAAATCGGTGCGGCCAACGAGTTCTGGTTCGCGCCCCTGGCCGACAGCGCCGCCAAGCCGCCGCGCTGGAAGCAGGCGGTGGTCAGTCTGTGCGTGATTTTGCCGCAAACCCTGCTGTTGCCGTTTATCTGGGGGCCGATCCTGCGCTTGCACCCGTTCCTGTCCAACTACGTGGTGTCCACCTTTCTGGTAACCCTGACCATTGTGTTGCTGGTGGTGTACCTGCTGATGCCGGCCGCCACCCGCCTGTTCGCTCCCTGGCTTGAAGCCTCTGTAAAGGAAACCCTATGA
- a CDS encoding LysR substrate-binding domain-containing protein, whose product MNRNDLRRVDMNLLVIFEALMFEKNLTRVAEKLFMGQPAVSAALGRLRDLFDDPLLLRNGRGMEPTPRAVAILKELQPAMDTISGAVSRAKDFDPSTSCAVFRIGLSDDAEFGLFPPLLSQLREEAPGIIVVVRRANYLLMSPLLASGEISVGVSYTTELPANAKRKKLRDIPCKVLRGDDGAAPLTLDDYCTRPHAMVSFSGDLSGNIDLDLARIGRARRVVLAVPQFSGLRALLAGTQIIATVPDYAACALTEGTVLRAEDPPFAIEASELSMVWSGVHDNDPAERWLRSRISEHMARMA is encoded by the coding sequence ATGAACCGCAACGACCTGCGCCGCGTCGACATGAACCTGTTAGTGATTTTCGAGGCGCTGATGTTTGAGAAGAACCTCACCCGGGTCGCCGAAAAACTGTTCATGGGCCAGCCGGCCGTGAGTGCCGCGCTCGGGCGCCTGCGCGACCTGTTCGACGACCCGTTGCTGCTGCGCAATGGGCGCGGCATGGAGCCCACGCCACGGGCGGTGGCGATACTCAAGGAGCTGCAACCGGCGATGGACACCATTTCAGGCGCAGTCAGCCGCGCCAAGGATTTCGACCCTTCCACCAGCTGCGCGGTGTTTCGTATCGGCCTGTCCGATGATGCCGAGTTCGGTCTGTTCCCGCCGTTGCTCAGCCAGCTGCGCGAAGAGGCGCCGGGGATCATCGTGGTGGTGCGCCGCGCCAACTACCTGTTGATGTCGCCATTGCTGGCCAGTGGCGAGATTTCCGTGGGCGTCAGCTACACCACCGAACTGCCGGCGAATGCCAAGCGCAAGAAGCTGCGGGACATTCCCTGCAAGGTGCTGCGCGGCGACGACGGCGCGGCGCCGTTGACACTCGATGACTACTGCACGCGGCCCCATGCGATGGTGTCGTTTTCGGGGGACTTGAGCGGCAATATCGACCTTGACCTGGCGCGCATCGGCCGGGCGCGCAGGGTGGTGCTGGCGGTGCCGCAATTCAGCGGCTTGCGCGCACTCTTGGCGGGCACGCAAATCATCGCGACGGTGCCCGACTACGCCGCCTGTGCCTTGACCGAAGGCACGGTGCTGCGCGCCGAGGACCCGCCCTTTGCGATTGAAGCCTCGGAATTGTCGATGGTCTGGAGCGGCGTGCATGACAATGACCCGGCGGAGCGCTGGTTGCGCTCGCGCATCAGTGAGCATATGGCGCGGATGGCGTGA
- the ycaC gene encoding isochorismate family cysteine hydrolase YcaC, which translates to MTYKRLNKDDAVVLLVDHQTGLISLVQDFSPNEFKNNVLALADVAKFFNLPTILTTSFESGPNGPLVPELKALFPDAPYIARPGQINAWDNEDFVKAVKATGRKQIIIAGVVTDVCVAFPTLCALAEGFEVFVVTDASGTFNETVQQAAWARMTAAGAQLVNWFSVACELQVDWRNDMEGLANLLSPRIPNYRNLMNSYSAFTAK; encoded by the coding sequence ATGACTTACAAGCGCTTGAACAAAGATGACGCCGTGGTATTGCTGGTCGATCACCAGACCGGCCTGATTTCCCTGGTGCAAGACTTCTCTCCGAACGAGTTCAAGAACAACGTGCTGGCCCTGGCCGACGTGGCCAAGTTCTTCAACCTGCCGACCATCCTCACCACCAGTTTTGAAAGTGGCCCTAACGGTCCGTTGGTGCCGGAACTCAAGGCACTGTTCCCGGACGCGCCTTACATCGCCCGCCCTGGCCAGATCAACGCGTGGGACAACGAAGATTTCGTCAAGGCCGTCAAGGCCACCGGCCGCAAGCAGATCATCATTGCCGGCGTGGTAACGGATGTGTGCGTCGCGTTCCCGACCCTGTGCGCCCTCGCTGAAGGTTTTGAGGTGTTCGTGGTGACAGACGCCTCGGGTACCTTCAACGAAACCGTGCAGCAAGCCGCCTGGGCACGTATGACGGCCGCCGGCGCGCAACTGGTGAACTGGTTCTCTGTCGCCTGTGAACTGCAAGTTGACTGGCGCAACGACATGGAAGGCCTGGCCAACCTGCTGTCGCCGCGCATTCCGAACTACCGTAACCTGATGAACAGCTACTCGGCGTTTACGGCCAAGTAA
- a CDS encoding amidohydrolase — protein MNADLILFNGQFHTVDRENPRATAVAIHQGRFVAVGTDGEAMALRGSGTQVIDLKGRTVIPGLNDSHLHLIRGGLNYNLELRWEGVPSLADALRMLKDQADRTPTPQWVRVVGGWNEFQFAEKRMPTLEELNQAAPDTPVFVLHLYDRALLNRAALRVAGYTKDTPNPPGGEIVRDSNGNPTGMLVARPNAMILYATLAKGPKLPLEYQVNSTRQFMRELNRLGLTSAIDAGGGFQNYPDDYAVIEQLAKDQQLTVRIAYNLFTQKPKEELSDFKHWTGSVTLHQGDDYLRHNGAGEMLVFSAADFEDFLEPRPDLPLTMEQELEPVVRHLVEQRWPFRLHATYDESISRMLDVFEKVNRDIPFNGLPWFFDHAETITPKNIERVRALGGGIAIQDRMAFQGEYFVERYGAKAAEATPPIKRMLAEGVPVGAGTDATRVSSYNPWTSLYWMVSGRTVGGLELHAEGLPRLTALELFTHGSAWFSSEQGKKGQIKVGQLADVAALSADFFSVDEEAIKWIESVLTVVGGKVVYGAGDFEDFAPPQVPVLPDWSPVVKVPGHWRPGSAVQAQVHHCSGPCGVHVHSHEKARLSSVPVSDFQGFWGAFGCSCFAF, from the coding sequence ATGAACGCCGATCTGATTCTGTTCAATGGCCAGTTCCACACCGTGGACCGTGAAAACCCACGGGCCACTGCGGTCGCTATCCACCAAGGCCGATTTGTCGCGGTCGGCACCGACGGCGAGGCCATGGCCCTGCGCGGCAGCGGTACCCAGGTCATCGACCTCAAGGGCCGCACCGTGATCCCTGGCCTTAACGACTCGCACTTGCACCTGATCCGTGGCGGGCTGAACTACAACCTTGAACTGCGCTGGGAAGGCGTGCCGTCACTGGCCGACGCGTTGCGCATGCTCAAGGATCAAGCCGATCGCACGCCGACGCCGCAATGGGTGCGTGTGGTGGGTGGCTGGAACGAATTCCAGTTCGCCGAAAAACGCATGCCGACCCTGGAAGAGTTGAATCAGGCCGCGCCAGATACGCCGGTGTTCGTGCTGCACCTGTATGACCGTGCCTTGCTCAACCGCGCCGCCCTGCGCGTGGCCGGTTACACCAAGGACACGCCGAACCCACCGGGCGGCGAGATCGTGCGCGACAGCAACGGCAACCCCACCGGCATGCTGGTGGCGCGTCCCAACGCGATGATCTTGTATGCAACCCTGGCCAAGGGCCCGAAACTGCCGCTCGAATACCAGGTCAACTCGACCCGCCAGTTCATGCGTGAACTCAATCGCCTGGGCCTCACCAGCGCCATCGACGCCGGCGGTGGTTTCCAGAACTACCCAGACGACTACGCGGTGATCGAGCAATTGGCCAAGGACCAACAGCTGACGGTGCGCATCGCCTACAACCTGTTCACGCAAAAGCCCAAGGAAGAACTCAGCGACTTCAAGCACTGGACCGGCAGCGTGACCCTGCACCAGGGCGACGACTACCTGCGCCACAACGGCGCAGGCGAGATGCTGGTGTTCTCGGCGGCGGATTTCGAAGACTTCCTTGAGCCACGCCCCGACCTGCCGTTGACCATGGAGCAGGAACTGGAACCGGTGGTGCGCCATTTGGTTGAGCAGCGCTGGCCGTTCCGGCTGCACGCCACGTACGACGAATCCATTTCGCGCATGCTCGATGTGTTCGAGAAGGTCAACCGCGATATTCCGTTCAATGGTCTGCCGTGGTTCTTCGACCACGCCGAAACCATCACGCCGAAAAACATCGAGCGCGTCCGGGCCCTGGGCGGTGGTATTGCGATCCAGGACCGCATGGCCTTCCAGGGCGAATATTTTGTCGAGCGCTATGGCGCCAAGGCCGCCGAAGCCACGCCACCGATCAAGCGCATGCTGGCCGAAGGTGTGCCGGTAGGGGCGGGCACCGACGCCACGCGGGTCTCGAGCTACAACCCATGGACTTCGCTGTACTGGATGGTCAGCGGCCGCACCGTCGGTGGCCTGGAGCTGCACGCCGAAGGCCTGCCGCGCCTCACCGCGCTGGAACTGTTCACCCACGGCAGCGCCTGGTTCTCCTCGGAGCAGGGCAAGAAGGGCCAGATCAAGGTCGGCCAGTTGGCGGATGTGGCGGCACTCTCGGCGGACTTCTTCAGTGTCGATGAAGAAGCCATCAAATGGATCGAGTCGGTACTGACCGTGGTCGGCGGCAAGGTGGTGTACGGCGCCGGCGACTTCGAAGATTTTGCACCACCTCAAGTACCGGTGCTGCCGGACTGGTCGCCGGTGGTCAAGGTGCCGGGGCACTGGCGCCCAGGTTCAGCGGTGCAAGCCCAAGTGCACCACTGCAGCGGCCCATGCGGCGTGCACGTCCACAGCCATGAAAAAGCGCGGCTTTCCAGCGTACCGGTCAGCGATTTCCAGGGTTTCTGGGGCGCGTTTGGTTGCTCGTGCTTTGCCTTCTGA
- a CDS encoding helix-turn-helix domain-containing protein → MARLDDCAPRLGVTGGLCPRRERVAKQLILAKLGESLAIAELAQACALSRSHFSRAFKCTTGLSPQEWIRQQRIQRAKELITGSSLSLTQISLECGFCDQAHFCHMFTRSEGVNPMTWRNHHTRQKSQVMAA, encoded by the coding sequence ATGGCCCGACTTGATGACTGTGCACCCCGACTTGGTGTCACCGGTGGCTTGTGCCCTCGGCGCGAGCGAGTTGCCAAGCAACTGATCCTCGCCAAACTCGGCGAAAGCCTGGCGATTGCCGAGCTGGCGCAGGCCTGTGCGCTGTCGCGCAGCCATTTTTCCCGTGCGTTCAAGTGCACCACCGGGCTGTCGCCCCAGGAGTGGATTCGCCAACAGCGCATTCAGCGGGCCAAGGAACTGATCACCGGGTCGTCATTGAGCCTGACCCAGATCAGCCTCGAATGCGGCTTCTGCGACCAGGCGCACTTCTGCCATATGTTCACGCGCAGCGAGGGCGTGAACCCGATGACCTGGCGAAATCACCACACGCGTCAAAAATCACAGGTGATGGCGGCCTAG